CACTTGTTTCGAATACGGCATGCAAAGCGGGCCGCTCAGCGAAAGTACCGAGCCGCAGCCGAGCAATCCTTACGGTCTGGCCAAGCACACGCTACAGCTGTTTTTGCAAAATCTGCAGCAGGAAAAACCGTTCACCTTGCAGTGGGCGCGCTTGTTCTATCTGCATGGCGAAGGGCAGAACCCCAACAGTCTGTTGGCCGCACTGGACCGGGCGATCGATGCCGGTGAGCCGTCGTTCAACATGTCCGCCGGCGAGCAACTGCGTGATTTTCTGCCGATTGAAAACGCTGCCGGTTACCTCGCCGCGATCCTGCAAAAAACCGACTTCAACGGCGTGATCAATTGCGCCAGCGGCCAGCCGATTTCGGTTCGCTCATTGGTCGAACAACGCCTGCGCGAACGCGGCGCGACGCTGCATCTGAACCTCGGCCACTACCCGTATCCGACCCACGAACCCCTGGCGTTCTGGGCGGTGACCGAGCGTTTGCAACAGTTACTGGGAGAGCCGCAATGACGCACGAGTTGTACCGGGTCACCGACCTGCCGGTGCTGCAGAACCGCACCTTTGCCGATGCCGCATCAGCGCAGGCCTCGGCCAGCGCCGACATGTTGTTGGTGCAGGACGAGCGCAGCGGTTTGATCTTCAATGCGGCGTTCGATGCCGACAAGCTCAGCTACGACGCCGATTACCAGAACGAGCAGGCGCATTCCGGCCAGTTCCAGAAGCACTTGAGCGACGTCGAAGGCATCATCGCCAAGCACTTCAAGGGCCAGGAGCTGATCGAAGTCGGCTGCGGCAAAGGCTATTTCCTGGAGTTGCTCAAGGGCCTCGGTTATTCGATCACCGGCATCGATCCGGCTTACGAAGGCGAAAACGCCGACGTGATCAAGGCGCCGTTCACTCGCGGCCTGGGGCTCGCGGCAGACGCCATCGTGCTGCGCCATGTGCTGGAGCATATTCAGGATCCGGTGAGCTTCCTCGCCGAAATCGCCAATGCCAATCAGGGCGGGCAGATCTACATCGAAGTGCCGTGCTTCGACTGGATTCTCGAACACAAAGCCTGGTTCGACCTGTTCTACGAACACGTCAATTATTTCCGCCTCGATGACCTGCGGCGGATGTTCGGCACCGTGCATGAGGC
This region of Pseudomonas sp. R84 genomic DNA includes:
- a CDS encoding NAD(P)-dependent oxidoreductase produces the protein MKVLVTGATGFVGRHLVAALLARGCDVRAVARNAETAQGMPWINNVEFIAVDIHAADLDIHALTDGIDALAHLAWPGLPNYRALFHFEHNLMADYRFIKSAVEAGVQQVLVTGTCFEYGMQSGPLSESTEPQPSNPYGLAKHTLQLFLQNLQQEKPFTLQWARLFYLHGEGQNPNSLLAALDRAIDAGEPSFNMSAGEQLRDFLPIENAAGYLAAILQKTDFNGVINCASGQPISVRSLVEQRLRERGATLHLNLGHYPYPTHEPLAFWAVTERLQQLLGEPQ
- a CDS encoding class I SAM-dependent methyltransferase encodes the protein MTHELYRVTDLPVLQNRTFADAASAQASASADMLLVQDERSGLIFNAAFDADKLSYDADYQNEQAHSGQFQKHLSDVEGIIAKHFKGQELIEVGCGKGYFLELLKGLGYSITGIDPAYEGENADVIKAPFTRGLGLAADAIVLRHVLEHIQDPVSFLAEIANANQGGQIYIEVPCFDWILEHKAWFDLFYEHVNYFRLDDLRRMFGTVHEAGHLFGGQYLYIVADLSTLRLTPDQPVPRLALPDGFTASLDRAVQIIQSAPEQGSAIWGASSKGVIYSLFLQRAGVAVDRVVDINPAKQGRYLPLSGARVSSPQEAMDALPEGAHLFVMNSNYLEEIKRMTGGRYVYHAVDSASFQ